A genomic region of Jeotgalibaca ciconiae contains the following coding sequences:
- the thrS gene encoding threonine--tRNA ligase gives MSEIKITFPDGNVKSFEKGITVEEVAKSISNSLAKKGLAGKFNGELIDYVRPLTEDGTLEIVTPDHEDALGILRHSSAHLMAHALTRLFPGIHFGVGPAIETGFYYDTDMPEQLAEEQLPLVEDEMKKIIRENYPIVRREVSREEALEIFKEDPYKVELITDLPEDEVITVYTQEEFTDLCRGIHVPSTGKIQVFKLLSLAGAYWRGNSDNKMMQRVYGTAFFNKKDLAEFLKMREEAKERDHRKIGKELDLFMISPEVGSGLPFWLPKGATIRRTIERYIVDKETSLGYQHVYTPIMANVEFYKTSGHWDHYHEDMYPPMDMGDGEMLVLRPMNCPHHMMIYKNDVHSYRELPIRIAELGMMHRYEKSGALSGLQRVREMTLNDGHTFVRPDQIKEEFQRTLELMIAVYKDFNITDYKFRLSYRDPENTEKYFDDDDMWEKAQKMLKEAVDELGLEYFEAEGEAAFYGPKLDVQVKTAMGLEETLSTIQLDFLLPERFDLTYVGEDGENTHRPVVIHRGIVSTMERFVAHLIEVHKGAFPTWLAPVQATIIPVNLDLHSDKAYELKAEMDRLGMRVEVDDRNEKMGYKIRASQTQKIPYQIVIGDKEVEEGTVTVRRYGSKQMNTMAKEAYVDSVVDEIKNFK, from the coding sequence ATGTCAGAGATTAAAATTACTTTTCCAGATGGTAATGTGAAATCCTTTGAAAAAGGAATCACAGTGGAAGAAGTTGCCAAAAGCATCAGCAACAGTTTAGCGAAAAAAGGATTAGCCGGAAAATTCAATGGTGAATTAATTGATTATGTCCGTCCATTAACAGAAGATGGTACATTAGAAATCGTTACTCCTGACCATGAAGACGCACTAGGAATTTTACGTCATTCAAGTGCACATTTAATGGCGCATGCCTTAACTCGTTTGTTCCCGGGCATCCACTTTGGAGTAGGCCCGGCAATCGAAACAGGGTTCTACTATGATACAGATATGCCAGAACAGCTTGCAGAAGAACAACTGCCATTAGTAGAAGATGAAATGAAAAAAATTATTCGTGAAAATTATCCAATTGTTCGACGAGAAGTAAGTCGTGAAGAAGCGTTAGAAATTTTCAAAGAAGATCCTTATAAAGTGGAATTAATCACTGATTTACCAGAAGATGAAGTAATTACGGTTTACACCCAAGAGGAATTCACTGACCTTTGCCGCGGTATCCATGTTCCTTCTACAGGGAAAATTCAAGTATTCAAATTGCTTTCCTTAGCAGGAGCTTACTGGAGAGGGAACTCCGATAACAAAATGATGCAGCGTGTCTACGGAACAGCGTTCTTTAACAAAAAAGATTTGGCAGAATTCTTGAAAATGCGTGAGGAAGCAAAAGAACGTGACCACCGCAAAATCGGGAAGGAATTAGATCTATTTATGATTTCTCCTGAAGTCGGTTCAGGATTGCCATTCTGGTTGCCAAAAGGGGCAACGATCCGCCGCACAATCGAGCGTTATATCGTTGATAAAGAAACCAGTTTAGGCTACCAACACGTGTATACACCTATTATGGCAAATGTGGAATTTTATAAAACTTCCGGTCACTGGGATCATTATCATGAAGACATGTATCCACCAATGGACATGGGAGACGGTGAAATGTTAGTGCTTCGCCCAATGAACTGTCCACATCACATGATGATCTATAAAAATGATGTTCACAGCTACCGTGAGCTGCCGATTCGTATTGCGGAATTAGGGATGATGCATCGTTATGAAAAGAGCGGGGCACTTTCTGGACTGCAACGTGTTCGTGAAATGACTTTGAATGATGGACATACTTTTGTTCGTCCAGATCAAATTAAAGAAGAATTCCAACGTACACTTGAATTAATGATTGCTGTCTATAAAGATTTCAATATCACTGATTATAAATTCCGCTTGAGCTACCGTGATCCAGAAAACACTGAAAAGTATTTTGATGATGATGATATGTGGGAAAAGGCTCAAAAAATGTTAAAAGAAGCGGTTGATGAGTTAGGGCTTGAGTATTTTGAAGCAGAAGGCGAAGCAGCATTCTACGGTCCAAAGCTGGATGTACAAGTTAAAACAGCTATGGGATTGGAAGAAACTTTGTCTACCATTCAATTGGACTTCTTGCTGCCTGAGCGCTTTGACTTAACTTATGTTGGTGAAGATGGTGAAAACACGCATCGCCCTGTAGTTATCCATCGCGGAATCGTTTCTACAATGGAACGTTTTGTGGCTCATTTAATTGAGGTCCATAAAGGTGCTTTCCCAACTTGGTTAGCTCCCGTACAGGCAACAATCATTCCTGTTAACCTGGATTTACATTCAGATAAAGCATATGAATTAAAAGCAGAAATGGATCGTTTGGGAATGCGTGTGGAAGTGGACGACCGTAATGAGAAGATGGGCTACAAGATTCGTGCTTCACAGACACAAAAAATTCCCTACCAAATCGTAATTGGTGATAAAGAAGTGGAAGAAGGTACGGTTACGGTTCGTCGTTATGGTTCAAAACAAATGAACACAATGGCAAAAGAAGCGTACGTGGATTCTGTAGTAGACGAAATCAAAAATTTCAAATAA
- the dnaI gene encoding primosomal protein DnaI — protein sequence MDHIGKGFRNYMSRPGNSEKFEKMVQSILADSDVQTFLSNHQEQISQEIISNSYSKLHEFVQEKQKLAKGEEGQNPGYIPELALNAGYIDVVYMPSPETIRKEREKELRSRINSINISKDARSATMEKFLPTQDRMEALELAFGFVEAYHENPKDYHKALYLHGPFGVGKTYLLGAIAYELSLHGHLTTLMHYPTFTQEMKASIADNSVPEKLDIIKNSEILMLDDIGAEVNSTWIRDEVLGVILQHRMQEKLPTFFSSNLTFKELEGHLRVGNRGEDEPIKAKRLMERIKYLSKEVTMTGKNRRLEE from the coding sequence ATGGATCATATTGGAAAAGGATTCCGAAATTATATGAGTCGTCCCGGTAATAGTGAGAAATTTGAAAAAATGGTTCAATCGATTCTTGCCGATTCCGATGTTCAGACGTTTTTATCGAACCATCAAGAACAAATTTCTCAAGAAATTATATCCAATAGTTATTCGAAGTTACATGAGTTTGTGCAAGAAAAACAGAAACTTGCTAAAGGGGAAGAAGGACAAAATCCCGGTTATATTCCTGAACTGGCATTGAATGCAGGATATATCGATGTAGTTTATATGCCAAGTCCAGAAACCATACGAAAAGAACGTGAGAAAGAATTAAGAAGCCGCATTAATTCCATTAATATTTCCAAAGACGCACGTTCGGCAACGATGGAAAAATTCCTGCCGACACAAGATCGCATGGAAGCTTTGGAATTGGCATTTGGTTTTGTTGAAGCGTATCATGAAAATCCAAAAGATTATCATAAAGCTTTGTATTTGCATGGACCTTTTGGAGTAGGGAAAACCTATTTACTTGGAGCGATTGCTTATGAGTTGTCCTTGCATGGTCATTTAACGACCTTGATGCACTATCCAACTTTTACACAAGAAATGAAAGCTTCAATTGCAGACAATAGTGTTCCTGAAAAATTAGATATTATCAAAAATAGTGAAATTTTAATGCTGGATGATATTGGTGCCGAAGTAAACTCTACTTGGATTCGAGATGAAGTTCTCGGTGTAATTCTACAGCATCGTATGCAAGAAAAGTTGCCGACTTTCTTCTCATCGAATTTAACTTTTAAAGAATTAGAAGGACATCTTCGGGTGGGAAATCGCGGAGAAGACGAACCGATTAAAGCAAAACGTTTGATGGAGAGAATCAAGTATTTATCAAAAGAAGTGACTATGACGGGGAAAAATCGTCGTTTGGAAGAATAA